TGCGCATCGACGGCGCCGGAGTTATTCTTGTCGAGCCACTTCACCTGGACGAGCGTCAGCGGAGGAAGATAGGAAAAATAGATATTGTCTTCGGCGCTTGACACGGACCTGTCGGGACCGCCGGAGACAACGGTGCCTGACTCCGTCGAAACGGCATAGGTTTTGCCCCACGGGTCGATCGGCGCCTTGTTCAGATATCGGCCGGTAAGAAGCGAAACGCTGTCCGAATTGTACGGGCCTTCCCGGGTTTCATAGACCATCAGCGCGCGGGCGATTTCCTCGAGGTCGGTTTTGGCCTTGGCGATGCGCGCCTCTTCGACGTAGGACTGAACGTAGGGCAGTGCGGCGCTGGCCAGGATCGCCAGGATCGATATGACGACCAGCAACTCGATCAGCGTGAAACCGCGTTTCATAGAGGAGTTCTCCTTCCCTTTTCCGGTGTGCGTTCTATGGGAGTCTGACCGGCGGGCTGTATGGGAAATGCGAGGGCATTCGTCCAAAAGGAACGGGTTGCCGGGAAATGGGGCGAAATCCTCCCCACATCCATTGTACCACATGCGGAAAGAAACCGATACGTTCACGAATTGCAGAATGCCCGAGTGTTCTCGTCGTCGATGCGGCCGCGATACATACGTAAAGGAATAGAATGCTCAGGGCCGGGGGATCATCGGGCGGACGGCGTTCCATACGTCCTGAACCGACTGGAAGTCGGCATCTTTGGCGGGCGCGAACGTCTGTCGCAGAGGCTCGGCGGCGCCCGAGGCGGTGCATTTCAGCAGAGCTTCCAAAAAGCGCTCGCGCAGGTTGACGGGGCAGTCTTTCCGGCAGACGAGCACGTCGGAAGGAACTTCGTCGGTCTTGCCCAGGACAAGAATGCGGTTGAGCTGCTTCGGGTCGCCGATCGTTTTCAACGTAGCCTCGAGGCAGACCCCGACGTCGATTTTCCCGTCGAGAACCGCGCCGAGGATTGCGTCGTGTCTCTTGAGGAAGAGAACCTTGCATGCTTTGTGCGGGTCGATCTTGAGGCGTTTCAGGAGATACAGCGGATACAGATAGCCGCTGGCGGATTCGGGATCGACGAAACCGACGGTTTTTCCGCGAATGTCGTCGAGACCGAGAACGCGACCGTTGTTCAGGGTAATGAAAACGCCCCGATATGCCGTGCCGCCCGGATGTCGTGCCTTCGCGATCGGCATCAGGTCTCCCTTTTCGTTGGCGATGACGTACGCCATCGGGCCCACCCAGGCAAAATCGATCTTACCGCGGATGAGGGCGGCCAGAACGCTGGTGTAGTCCTGGCCCGTCACAAGGCGGACCTCTTTCACCCCCATCTCCTTTTTCAGAAACGCGAAAAGCGTGCTGACGTGGTGCATCATTTCCGAAAGGCTCAGATATGGTGGCCGACCGATCAGGACCGATTTCTGATCCAGCTGGATTGGTGGCTGCGGAACCACGGGCGGGGGCGGAGGCGGCTGGGGCGGTTCCGTCTCAGGCGAGCCGGGGGATGATGCCTCGTCATCGGTTTGATACCAGGAATCGTCTTCATCCGTGTATCCTTGGTAATTCGTGTTCGCATAGGGATCGTCCGAACGCACGGGGGGGAAGTCCTGACTCTCCGCGAATCCCACGTTCACGCTGAAAACGAGGAGGAGTGCGAAGAGCAGGCATGTGCCGGACGATCTGAACATCTTCATGGCGGACTCCGTTTGCAAAAGGTGTTTCTTCTGTTGTAGACAAAGAACCCTCGCAGGTCAAGCCTCCCGGGGAATATCCCGGACGGACTGCGAGACGAAACAATCGGCACGGACGCGGTATCCGGAAGGAGATTCATTCGATGCAGAAGACACGTATTGGAATTCTTGGCTACGGCAACCTCGGAAAAGGCGTTGAGTTCGCGATCCGGCAGAACCCCGACATGGAACTCACGGCCGTCTTCACGCGCCGGGCCCCCGAAACCCTCAGGATTGCGACTCCGGGCGTGAACGTCTACGGAGCCGACATGATGGAACGGATGCGGGGTTCCATTGACGTGCTGATCCTGTGCGGCGGAAGCGCGACCGACCTCCCGGAGCAGGGGCCGGCATGTGCCGCCCTGTTCAACACCGTCGACAGCTTCGACACTCACGCCAAG
Above is a genomic segment from Candidatus Ozemobacteraceae bacterium containing:
- a CDS encoding prepilin-type N-terminal cleavage/methylation domain-containing protein, producing MKRGFTLIELLVVISILAILASAALPYVQSYVEEARIAKAKTDLEEIARALMVYETREGPYNSDSVSLLTGRYLNKAPIDPWGKTYAVSTESGTVVSGGPDRSVSSAEDNIYFSYLPPLTLVQVKWLDKNNSGAVDAQNVNDELHLVFSRKMSATGASDFFTGACQATLDKCFQISTGTVDNKSDISAVVEATAADVKIVASKTLILKVKNNSRDLFLIGSHKITVKAGHNTLQDLANPPNYCISSQPVTILPQ
- the phnD gene encoding phosphate/phosphite/phosphonate ABC transporter substrate-binding protein, encoding MKMFRSSGTCLLFALLLVFSVNVGFAESQDFPPVRSDDPYANTNYQGYTDEDDSWYQTDDEASSPGSPETEPPQPPPPPPVVPQPPIQLDQKSVLIGRPPYLSLSEMMHHVSTLFAFLKKEMGVKEVRLVTGQDYTSVLAALIRGKIDFAWVGPMAYVIANEKGDLMPIAKARHPGGTAYRGVFITLNNGRVLGLDDIRGKTVGFVDPESASGYLYPLYLLKRLKIDPHKACKVLFLKRHDAILGAVLDGKIDVGVCLEATLKTIGDPKQLNRILVLGKTDEVPSDVLVCRKDCPVNLRERFLEALLKCTASGAAEPLRQTFAPAKDADFQSVQDVWNAVRPMIPRP